Proteins from a single region of Acanthochromis polyacanthus isolate Apoly-LR-REF ecotype Palm Island chromosome 11, KAUST_Apoly_ChrSc, whole genome shotgun sequence:
- the sdc3 gene encoding syndecan-3 — protein MKLPWLLALTALLAHATTAQTWSPSIDDEGSTRDDFYDDEDLYSGSGSGFPEISLRPTSVAVSFTTEEPLLLSTTQATGPAPSASPAAEPSPSPEDPTATPLPTEVDGESGVFWDRDKELEKEREIEMEKEQERQRELEREREKERQLERERERERERERVREMEREREREREREREREREREREKERERQRERELERERELERIRAAAAAQTTAAPRSPAAVPMVTTNPATSPSESAAPSAGSDDLSTTEEDDDVYLSPEPTSFYPGFDMEITTEEETSTTAETTPEPTTAAPTTTTTAATTIKTRFSFRPRVPMTTATQAVPAERTTRPQQPATTQEANNEVGAAGPSGDFEIRDDRRNGLGRGVMPVDPDLMGNTVDGGSSAAQLPQKNILERKEVLIAVIVGGVVGALFAAFLVMLLVYRMKKKDEGSYTLEEPKQATVTYQKPDKQEEFYA, from the exons GCACAGACGTGGTCTCCGTCGATCGACGACGAAGGCTCGACAAGAGACGACTTCTACGACGATGAAGACCTCTACTCAGGCTCCGGCTCTggct TTCCTGAGATCAGTTTGAGGCCGACATCGGTGGCCGTATCCTTCACCACAGAGGAGCCCCTCCTCCTGTCCACCACCCAGGCCACAGGCCCCGCCCCCTCCGCCTCACCTGCGGCCGAGCCCAGCCCGAGCCCCGAGGACCCCACCGCCACCCCGCTGCCCACCGAGGTCGACGGAGAGAGCGGTGTATTCTGGGACAGAGACAAGGAGctagagaaggagagagaaatagAGATGGAGAAGGAGcaagagaggcagagggagctggagagggagagggagaaggagaggcagctggagagggagagagaacgagagagggagagggagcgggtgagggagatggagagagagcgggagagagagagggagagggagcgagagagggagcgtgagagagagcgagagaaagagcgagagaggcagagagagcgTGAgttggaaagagagagagagctggagaGGATCCGAGCCGCTGCTGCCGCCCAGACTACTGCTGCCCCCCGGTCACCTGCAGCCGTTCCCATGGTGACCACCAACCCGGCAACCAGTCCTTCAGAAAGTGCCGCACCCTCCGCCGGTTCAGATGACCTGagcaccacagaagaagacgaCGACGTCTACCTGTCACCTGAACCCACCTCGTTTTACCCCGGCTTCGACATGGaaatcaccacagaagaagagacGTCCACCACAGCAGAGACCACCCCTGAGCCCACAACAGCCGcgcccaccaccaccactacaGCTGCCACCACCATCAAGACCAGGTTCTCCTTCAGGCCCAGGGTTCCCATGACGACGGCCACTCAGGCGGTGCCAGCAGAGAGGACGACCCGCCCACAGCAGCCGGCAACAACACAG GAGGCCAACAATGAGGTGGGAGCCGCGGGACCGAGCGGAGATTTCGAGATTCGTGACGATCGCCGCAACGGTCTCGGCCGGGGCGTGATGCCAGTGGACCCGGATCTGATGGGAAACACAGTGGATGGAGGGAGCTCTGCCGCCCAGCTGCCACAGAAGAACATCCTGGAGAGAAAAGAGGTCTTGATAG CGGTGATTGTGGGAGGCGTGGTGGGCGCCCTGTTCGCCGCCTTCCTGGTGATGCTGCTGGTGTAcaggatgaagaagaaggacGAGGGCAGCTACACGCTGGAGGAACCCAAACAGGCCACCGTCACCTACCAGAAACCAGACAAGCAGGAGGAGTTTTACGCATAA